A region of Flammeovirga agarivorans DNA encodes the following proteins:
- a CDS encoding FadR/GntR family transcriptional regulator, translated as MEQTVFNTFRKIEIEKPVDKIIKQVKALISTGQLKAGDKLPSERKLSDLFGIGRTHVRDAIRKLEFYGILKTLPQSGTVVAGFGITALEGLITDVLDLEGNDFTALVETRVVLERNTARFAALRRDEKDIVSISSALSAYEEALKHGRDTVEHDLMFHMKIAEASKNTVLKSLMLIVAPDIITFFKENDVCSGDKPNKAVEDHYEILEHISNRNPEKAEQAMYNHLRGILKTDIF; from the coding sequence ATGGAACAAACGGTATTTAATACTTTTAGAAAAATAGAAATTGAGAAACCAGTTGATAAGATTATCAAACAGGTAAAAGCTTTAATTTCTACGGGGCAGTTAAAAGCAGGGGATAAACTTCCATCAGAGAGAAAGCTTTCCGATCTATTTGGTATTGGTAGAACACATGTACGAGATGCGATAAGAAAATTAGAATTTTATGGCATTTTAAAAACACTTCCTCAGAGTGGAACAGTAGTAGCAGGGTTTGGAATTACAGCATTAGAAGGTTTAATCACAGATGTGTTGGATTTAGAGGGGAATGATTTTACTGCATTAGTAGAAACAAGAGTTGTACTTGAAAGAAATACCGCAAGGTTTGCAGCATTAAGAAGAGACGAAAAAGATATAGTATCCATATCAAGTGCTTTATCAGCATATGAGGAGGCTCTAAAACATGGTAGAGATACTGTAGAACATGATTTAATGTTTCATATGAAAATAGCAGAGGCGAGCAAGAACACAGTTCTGAAATCACTAATGCTAATCGTCGCACCAGATATTATCACATTCTTTAAAGAAAATGATGTCTGTTCAGGAGATAAACCCAATAAGGCCGTAGAAGATCACTATGAAATTTTGGAGCACATCTCAAACCGTAATCCCGAAAAGGCAGAACAGGCAATGTATAATCACTTGAGAGGTATCTTGAAAACAGATATTTTTTAG
- a CDS encoding S8 family serine peptidase: protein MKILNAFFTILLLLFALNCTAQYATNVKAKTDKEKVTLIAKLKKTTEAEVVQNSVVLSNPIQHGNQRTFKGKLLRHKASVQGKKAELVVLEFDNDENIQDKIMDLYASGLYEFIEEDQQGEILGEVIPNDPGYSNQWSLSNDGSINNSVAGIDINMPEAWSVTKGSGTITVATLDTGLKLDHPEFDGRLWVNEDEIPYNGIDDDNNGFIDDIYGYNMINVGHQGDAGDADPTDDHRHGTHVTSIIGANGNNSNMMAGVDWNCKLMTLKVLNSSGSGWYSDWIQAIYYAVDNGADVINMSLGGTGYSAAMQDAVDYAVENNVIIVASMGNSNNSTTSYPAGLNNVVSVGALSYDGTRASPFLWGGGSSYGNHIDISAPGNGIVGLSHTSNTSYVTMSGTSQAAPIIAGIIALMKGLGDPDFSLSKALYYLEKNAVDEIGRSNEDREGHDAFHGAGMADAYATLLDYYNDINSASSCETATTLDNTGSFTINHIESNGDAWYQYTATQDGLLRVSTCGLNNQLAVETAFEVYKNSCDALVNTTEQNCSSTKSEVFIEAETNDTFYIKFINVENNYDEYTALVDELDFTEGYSCDQPIVGIEGENAVDFSASEAQWYSYTFTKYGEVTVSSCDNNVDTDLNLYTSCEATPENYDDTCGSASTFTHSGEPGDVIFFQWANTYGGGNHNFDISFEEIITCDQFEITALTSAGIYTADNTQDTDYFSYTAERSGELFISTAGHAEGIDTYIVLDNDCDPNDGAINSSDNDMGLQSIITTTVTEGETYYLRFLNDNNTESYNFEIGFTDDAGLSCESLAELTLDTQELIVSNNAKFYEFTIPSDGELTIISDTDTYIDVYSENNCDTNEYGDLGFYDPESSSSDQVELNIDGLTEGQKVYVVITADTDYKFNIEATFDSDYSYISVSLPFATTLTIDGSINEVLEQNTSFELQVLKGSSITITPSQDDMPEGHQFTFEQKTYNNLQYDYTLAFRTEEIFYQVVLYDEMTFNKSTYYTVSNPLEINETTIEGYTFDGWYTDADFTTSFDIDNHQLGDLSLYAKWSLTEYLITYHNGYDHDNPNSFTFQEEIYFEDAERDDYTFMGWYSDEQLLTPIESIATGTTENINVYAKWEEATSDDNDIISSIAPTEQIAFYPNPSNQFISFTNSIDHLVIYNMSGQQVCEFSRGNTFDISQLQVGLYMVYVYVDDQPSIVKLIKQ, encoded by the coding sequence ATGAAAATACTTAACGCATTTTTTACTATACTACTCCTATTGTTTGCTTTAAATTGTACTGCTCAATATGCCACTAATGTTAAAGCTAAAACAGATAAGGAAAAGGTTACTTTAATTGCTAAACTTAAAAAAACAACAGAAGCTGAAGTTGTTCAGAATTCTGTAGTGTTAAGCAATCCCATACAACATGGCAACCAGAGAACTTTTAAAGGTAAGTTACTTCGTCATAAAGCATCCGTTCAAGGAAAGAAGGCCGAATTGGTGGTGCTTGAATTTGATAATGATGAAAATATTCAAGATAAGATTATGGACTTGTATGCATCAGGTTTGTATGAATTTATTGAAGAAGATCAACAAGGAGAAATTCTAGGTGAGGTAATTCCCAACGATCCTGGGTATTCTAATCAATGGTCTCTCTCTAATGATGGCTCAATTAATAATAGTGTAGCAGGTATTGATATCAACATGCCTGAAGCATGGAGTGTTACTAAAGGTAGTGGAACCATTACTGTAGCCACTTTAGACACCGGTCTTAAGCTAGATCACCCCGAATTTGATGGCCGATTATGGGTCAACGAAGATGAAATTCCCTACAATGGTATTGATGATGATAACAATGGGTTTATCGACGATATCTATGGCTATAATATGATTAACGTGGGTCACCAAGGAGATGCTGGAGATGCAGACCCAACAGACGACCACCGACATGGAACGCATGTAACTAGTATCATTGGAGCCAATGGCAATAATAGCAATATGATGGCAGGAGTTGACTGGAACTGTAAGTTGATGACGCTTAAAGTACTTAACTCATCAGGTTCTGGTTGGTATTCTGATTGGATTCAAGCGATCTATTACGCAGTAGATAATGGTGCAGATGTCATTAATATGTCTTTAGGTGGTACAGGTTACTCTGCAGCTATGCAAGATGCGGTAGATTATGCAGTAGAAAATAACGTTATCATTGTTGCTTCTATGGGCAACTCCAACAATAGCACCACTTCCTACCCTGCCGGACTAAATAATGTTGTATCAGTAGGTGCCCTATCTTATGATGGAACAAGAGCAAGTCCTTTCTTGTGGGGAGGCGGTAGTAGCTATGGTAATCATATTGATATCTCAGCTCCTGGTAATGGAATAGTTGGTCTTTCTCATACTTCGAACACCAGTTATGTTACCATGTCGGGTACTTCTCAAGCTGCACCAATAATTGCTGGAATCATTGCGTTAATGAAGGGTTTGGGAGATCCTGATTTCTCACTTTCCAAGGCACTCTATTATCTAGAAAAAAATGCTGTAGATGAGATTGGTAGAAGTAATGAGGATAGAGAAGGACATGATGCATTTCATGGTGCAGGTATGGCCGATGCTTATGCGACATTACTTGATTATTATAATGATATCAATAGTGCTTCTTCATGTGAAACAGCCACAACGTTAGATAATACTGGCTCGTTTACTATCAATCATATTGAAAGTAATGGAGACGCTTGGTATCAATATACAGCCACACAAGATGGTTTACTTAGAGTATCAACTTGTGGGTTAAATAATCAACTCGCTGTTGAAACTGCTTTTGAAGTGTATAAAAATAGCTGTGATGCTTTAGTCAATACTACTGAACAAAACTGTAGTTCTACCAAGAGTGAAGTTTTTATTGAAGCAGAAACAAATGATACCTTCTACATTAAGTTTATTAATGTAGAGAATAATTATGATGAATATACAGCACTAGTAGACGAATTAGATTTCACAGAAGGTTATTCATGTGACCAACCAATTGTTGGTATTGAAGGCGAAAACGCTGTTGATTTTTCAGCTTCTGAAGCACAATGGTATTCTTACACTTTCACAAAATATGGTGAAGTCACTGTTTCTTCATGTGATAATAATGTTGATACTGACCTTAATCTATATACAAGCTGTGAGGCTACCCCAGAAAATTATGATGACACCTGCGGATCTGCCTCTACGTTCACACATTCAGGTGAACCGGGTGATGTCATCTTTTTCCAATGGGCTAATACATATGGTGGAGGAAACCACAACTTTGATATCTCTTTTGAAGAAATTATCACTTGTGATCAATTCGAAATTACAGCATTAACCTCAGCAGGGATTTATACGGCAGACAATACTCAGGATACAGATTACTTCTCATATACCGCAGAAAGATCGGGTGAACTATTTATCAGTACTGCAGGTCATGCCGAAGGAATAGACACTTACATTGTTCTTGATAATGATTGTGATCCTAATGATGGAGCAATCAATTCATCAGACAATGACATGGGACTTCAATCAATTATTACAACAACAGTTACTGAAGGAGAAACCTATTATCTGAGATTTTTGAACGATAACAATACCGAGAGCTATAACTTTGAGATAGGTTTTACAGATGATGCTGGCTTAAGTTGTGAATCTCTTGCTGAATTGACTTTGGATACTCAGGAATTGATCGTTTCCAACAATGCAAAGTTCTATGAATTTACCATTCCAAGTGATGGAGAACTTACGATTATTTCAGATACTGATACCTACATTGATGTATATTCTGAAAATAATTGTGATACGAATGAATATGGAGACTTAGGTTTTTACGATCCTGAAAGCTCTTCTTCTGATCAGGTTGAGCTAAACATAGATGGATTAACTGAAGGGCAAAAAGTATATGTAGTTATTACAGCTGATACAGATTATAAATTCAATATTGAAGCTACTTTTGATAGTGATTACTCGTACATTTCTGTATCCCTTCCTTTTGCAACAACATTGACAATTGATGGTAGTATTAATGAAGTGTTGGAGCAGAATACATCTTTTGAACTTCAAGTACTGAAAGGTAGTAGTATTACTATTACTCCATCACAAGATGATATGCCAGAGGGACATCAATTTACTTTTGAACAAAAGACATATAATAATTTACAGTACGATTATACATTAGCATTTAGAACAGAAGAGATTTTCTATCAAGTCGTTTTATATGACGAGATGACGTTTAATAAGTCAACTTATTATACAGTATCCAACCCTCTAGAAATTAATGAAACAACCATCGAAGGGTATACATTCGACGGTTGGTATACAGATGCTGATTTTACAACTTCCTTTGATATAGATAATCATCAACTGGGTGATTTGTCTTTGTATGCCAAATGGAGTCTAACAGAATACTTGATCACCTACCATAATGGTTATGATCATGACAATCCTAATTCATTTACATTCCAAGAAGAGATATACTTTGAAGATGCAGAAAGGGATGATTATACTTTCATGGGATGGTATAGTGATGAACAACTTTTGACTCCTATTGAAAGCATCGCAACTGGAACTACAGAAAATATAAACGTCTATGCAAAGTGGGAAGAAGCAACATCTGATGATAATGATATCATTAGTAGTATCGCTCCTACAGAGCAAATAGCATTTTATCCGAATCCTTCTAACCAATTCATTTCATTTACTAACAGCATTGATCATCTCGTTATTTACAACATGTCAGGACAACAAGTTTGTGAATTTTCAAGAGGTAATACTTTTGATATCTCACAACTTCAAGTTGGTCTTTACATGGTCTACGTTTACGTAGATGATCAACCATCAATTGTTAAGTTGATAAAACAATAA